One genomic window of Fusarium keratoplasticum isolate Fu6.1 chromosome 3, whole genome shotgun sequence includes the following:
- a CDS encoding Beta-lactamase domain-containing protein yields the protein MTPSARDANLNEGALSRLCKAIQDDIDNGRMFGTSIIVARGGKIGLQKVFGTVTLMAELLATMTSTSQCRFTLDTKVAEILPEFGVGGNSRQLLNHTAGTFRGFLPPGISVENLGNLDQHYASVASIPIEYVPGTQCVYNPFASYAVLGKILVATDPKERNFRTISKEELFDPLGMGHSCFGLAEDHANRVPVCHTSKQTNTSTPSTQHMLTKGCTNGNEMPAASAFCTIHDLFRFVEAMRQRGVIGDYRLMSKALFDYACKNHTVSLSNSALVPEKEPRNIPDSPALYSLLGGYVRGEGHYLTSAGYTASPRAFYSVGGGSTMWMVDPDRDLSVCFLSAGFIEGLHHLERLSKINDLALASCD from the exons ATGACCCCCTCCGCTCGCGATGCCAACCTCAACGAGGGAGCTTTATCTCGATTATGCAAAGCTATTCAGGACGACATCGACAATGGGCGAATGTTTGGTACTTCCATCATCGTGGCGAGAGGAGGCAAAATTGGCCTACAAAAGGTGTTCGGTACAGTGACCCTGATGGCCGAGCTGCTTGCGACGATGACATCTACCTCGCAAT GCCGCTTCACCCTGGACACAAAAGTCGCCGAAATTCTTCCCGAGTTTGGCGTTGGTGGCAATAGTCGCCAACTTCTCAACCATACGGCTGGCACATTCCGTGGTTTTCTACCCCCAGGAATCTCTGTGGAAAACCTAGGCAATCTAGATCAACATTATGCCTCTGTTGCTAGTATCCCGATCGAGTACGTCCCGGGTACTCAATGTGTCTACAATCCGTTTGCTAGCTACGCCGTCTTGGGAAAGATTCTTGTGGCCACAGATCCAAAGGAACGCAACTTCCGCACTATTTCCAAGGAAGAACTGTTTGACCCGCTGGGGATGGGACATTCATGCTTTGGCCTGGCTGAGGATCACGCAAACAGGGTACCAGTATGCCATACCTCTAAACAGACCAATACTTCCACGCCTTCGACCCAGCATATGCTCACTAAAGGGTGTACCAATGGAAACGAGATGCCTGCCGCGTCCGCCTTCTGCACCATTCACGATCTGTTCCGGTTTGTCGAGGCAATGAGACAAAGGGGCGTCATTGGAGATTACCGACTCATGTCCAAAGCGTTATTCGACTACGCTTGCAAGAACCATACGGTGTCACTGTCAAACAGTGCACTTGTCCCTGAGAAGGAGCCCAGGAACATACCTGACTCTCCGGCCCTGTACTCACTGCTTGGCGGCTACGTTCGAGGTGAGGGCCATTATCTGACTAGCGCTGGATATACAGCCTCTCCTCGAGCCTTCTACAGTGTTGGTGGAGGCTCGACCATGTGGATGGTCGATCCAGACCGCGATCTCAGCGTGTGTTTCCTCAGTGCTGGCTTCATCGAGGGACTTCACCACCTTGAGCGCCTGTCCAAGATCAATGACCTTGCCCTAGCATCTTGCGATTAG
- a CDS encoding FAD-binding PCMH-type domain-containing protein, which produces MRVETLLIGSLAATALGAAVGSSSCKCFPGDKCWPSDNEWKSLNSSVNGRLIKTVPLGSPCHDPTYDGEECQYLQSQWQSPGIHMDSSSSIMAPWFANQSCDPFQPQSSPCTLGNYVRYAVDVRTTSDIVNTINFARNNNIRLVIRNTGHDYNGRSTGAGALSIWTHHLKDITFKDYNANGYKGKAVTIGAGVQGFDILSAGHKAGYVVVGGECPTVGLAGGYTQGGGHSALSSSFGLSAQNTLEYQVVTADSGLVTASREQNSDLFWALNGGGGGNWGVVVSMTVKAFPDTKIGGGTLGFFTTNNDQATFYEGIEAFHSKLPAMVDAGSMVVYYFTNTFFQIAPLTAYNKTKEEVQAIMKPFVLALNDLGINYTVGYDQVDSYYDHYDKYFGPLPVGNIQVGIAQYGGRLIPRDTIVNNNAALMETAKSIVEQGVTWIGVGTNVAPFSNPNTQAVLPAWKNTLVHATLTTPWSFTAPWSDMLSLQNLMTEKIMPEIEAVTPGSGAYMNEADFRQPRFQQEFFGSNYAKLLSIKNKWDKNGFFYALNAVGSEQWSVASDGKMCKAK; this is translated from the exons ATGCGCGTCGAAACTCTCTTGATCGGGTCTCTTGCGGCCACGGCCCTCGGAGCAGCTGTGGGAAGCTCTAGCTGCAAGTGCTTCCCCGGCGACAAGTGCTGGCCCTCTGACAATGAGTGGAAGAGCCTCAACTCTTCTGTGAATGGCCGGCTCATCAAGACTGTGCCCCTGGGATCGCCCTGCCACGATCCCACTTACGATGGAGAGGAGTGTCAGTACCTGCAGAGCCAGTGGCAGTCACCCGGAATCCA CATGgactcctcctcgtccatcatggccccATGGTTCGCCAACCAATCATGCGATCCCTTTCAGCCTCAGTCCAGTCCCTGCACTCTTGGCAACTACGTTCGTTACGCTGTCGATGTCCGAACCACAAGTGACAtcgtcaacaccatcaacttTGCTCGTAACAACAACATTCGCCTCGTTATTCGCAACACTGGACATGACTACAATGGCCGCTCGACCGGTGCTGGTGCCCTCTCCATCTGGACTCATCATCTGAAGGACATCACATTCAAGGATTACAATGCGAACGGTtacaagggcaaggctgtCACCATCGGTGCTGGCGTCCAGGGCTTTGACATCCTCTCTGCTGGCCACAAAGCCGGATATGTTGTCGTTGGAGGCGAGTGCCCTACAGTCGGCCTTGCTGGTGGATATACTCAGGGCGGTGGCCACTCTGCTCTCAGCTCGAGCTTCGGTCTCTCGGCTCAGAACACGCTCGAATACCAAGTCGTCACTGCTGACTCTGGACTTGTCACTGCTTCACGAGAGCAGAACTCGGATCTCTTCTGGGCTCTgaacggtggtggtggcggcaACTGGGGCGTCGTCGTCTCCATGACCGTCAAGGCCTTCCCCGATACCAAGATCGGTGGTGGAACCCTGGGCTTCTTCACTACCAACAACGATCAGGCAACCTTTTACGAGGGTATTGAGGCTTTCCACTCTAAGCTCCCAGCCATGGTCGATGCTGGTTCTATGGTTGTCTACTACTTCACCAACACCTTCTTCCAGATTGCCCCCTTGACAGCCtacaacaagaccaaggaggaggttcaggccatcatgaagccATTTGTTCTGGCGCTGAACGATCTCGGAATCAACTACACCGTGGGTTACGACCAAGTCGATTCTTACTATGACCACTACGACAAGTACTTTGGTCCCCTGCCTGTTGGCAACATTCAAGTCGGTATTGCCCAGTACGGTGGCCGCCTCATTCCTCGCGACACTATTGTGAACAACAACGCTGCCCTTATGGAGACTGCCAAGAGCATCGTTGAGCAGGGCGTCACCTGGATCGGCGTTGGTACCAACGTTGCCCCCTTCAGCAATCCTAACACTCAGGCCGTCCTCCCTGCTTGGAAGAACACTCTGGTGCACGCCACTCTGACCACTCCCTGGAGCTTTACTGCTCCTTGGTCTGACATGCTCAGCCTGCAGAACCTCATGACGGAAAAGATCATGCCTGAGATCGAAGCCGTCACACCAGGCAGTGGTGCTTACATGAACGAGGCCGACTTCCGTCAGCCCAGATTCCAACAAGAGTTCTTTGGAAGCAACTATGCCAAGTTGCTCTCTATCAAGAACAAGTGGGACAAGAACGGATTCTTCTACGCTCTGAATGCGGTTGGCAGTGAGCAGTGGTCTGTTGCTTCTGATGGAAAGATGTGCAAGGCCAAGTAA
- a CDS encoding MFS domain-containing protein, producing the protein MAPDGINSEKNPVASEKPDSEGQTMHLDRVPSEDGDNYEGLTATCVIVYLLARSMVADIGGSDKTQWISQSVPIVNLALGAPVAQAADYWGRKWFLVISCVFAVVGSIIVSRATNIDMALAGNALASISTSAQPLLFAVASEILPRRYRPAAQGGVTGIFAVAAIVALMMGSAVTKDNPSGWRIVWYFNTGLFLFTALVVMFLYNPPPRPEQVNFTLREKLRKLDWVGIIMLPVAVTVLCIGLTWSENPFPWSNAHVVAPFVIGIFLVIILALYEAFVKKDGLFHHELFNHDRNASIALFLIFVEGMAFFVANSYVPLEMSVLFETNPVLVCLNFSIVFIGAIVGSVVASVYCSWSRQLRWPLVVSYIGFVIFYATMMSVGFGDGKNIWGFNIFLGLGFGGCLTCIVVAAQFSAPPELLSISSGALITARSAGASICFAICNAIFNSQITKNLPKDIAKAVLPLGLPTESLGPFIQALNDHNDSAFVSIEGVTPQIIQAGAHGLQQAYLTSLRPLHGFGLALSAIAVIASFFIIDPKRDFNMNVDAPLDAPKEHPKKQVNA; encoded by the exons ATGGCTCCCGACGGAATAAACTCCGAAAAGAACCCTGTGGCGAGCGAGAAGCCCGACAGCGAGGGACAGACCATGCATCTCGACAGAGTCCCATCAGAAGATGGAGACAACTATGAGGGACTCACGGCAACATGTGTCATCGTCTATCTT CTCGCACGAAGCATGGTTGCCGATATTGGTGGCAGCGATAAAACACAGTGGATATCACAGTCTGTTCCTATTGTTAACCTTGCTCTGGGTGCTCCAGTTGCCCAAGCTGCTGATTACTG GGGCCGAAAATGGTTTCTCGTTATTTCCTGCGTCTTTGCCGTCGTTGGCAGCATCATCGTCTCTCGGGCCACCAACATCGACATGGCATTGGCTGGCAACGCTCTCGCCAGCATCTCCACGTCTGCACAACCCCTTCTCTTCGCCGTCGCCTCCGAGATCCTGCCTCGACGATATCGTCCCGCTGCTCAAGGCGGTGTCACTGGTATCTTTGCCGTTGCTGCCATCGTCGCTCTTATGATGGGCAGTGCCGTGACAAAGGACAATCCCTCCGGATGGCGTATCGTGTGGTACTTCAACACTGGCCTATTTCTCTTTACGGCCCTCGTCGTCATGTTCCTGTATAACCCGCCTCCACGGCCAGAGCAGGTTAACTTTACACTAAGGGAAAAGCTCAGGAAACTCGACTGggtcggcatcatcatgcTTCCTGTCGCCGTCACTGTCCTCTGCATTGGACTCACCTGGTCTGAGAACCCCTTCCCGTGGAGCAACGCTCACGTCGTCGCCCCCTTCGTCATCGGCATCTTTCTTGTCATTATCCTTGCTCTGTACGAAGCCTTTGTGAAGAAGGATGGTCTCTTCCACCATGAGCTCTTCAACCACGACCGGAATGCTTCTATCGCATTGTTCTTGATCTTTGTCGAGGGAATGGCGTTCTTTGTGGCCAACTCATATGTGCCCCTAGAAATGTCGGTTCTGTTTGAGACTAATCCGGTCTTGGTCTGCCTCAACTTCTCCATCGTCTTTATCGGAGCTATTGTTGGTAGCGTCGTCGCTTCTGTCTATTGCTCATGGAGCAGGCAGTTGAGATGGCCCTTGGTTGTCTCCTACATCGGATTCGTAATCTTCTATG CAACAATGATGTCTGTCGGATTTGGCGATGGAAAGAATATCTGGGGCTTCAACAtcttccttggtctcggttTCGGCGGCTGCTTGACTTGTATCGTTGTCGCAGCGCAGTTTAGCGCTCCGCCTGAGCTCCTCTCCATCAGCAGCGGTGCTCTTATCACTGCCAGGTCCGCCGGTGCATCAATCTGCTTTGCGATCTGcaacgccatcttcaactcgcAAATCACCAAGAACCTTCCCAAGGATATCGCCAAAGCCGTCCTTCCTCTCGGCCTCCCCACGGAGTCTCTCGGGCCGTTCATTCAAGCCTTGAACGACCATAACGATAGCGCCTTTGTTAGCATCGAGGGGGTCACTCCGCAAATCATTCAAGCCGGTGCCCATGGCCTACAACAGGCCTACCTCACGTCGCTCCGTCCTCTCCACGGCTTCGGTCTTGCACTGTCTGCAATCGCTGTCATCG CATCTTTCTTCATCATTGATCCTAAGCGTGACTTTAATATGAATGTCGATGCACCGCTCGATGCGCCCAAGGAGCACCCCAAGAAGCAAGTCAATGCTTGA
- a CDS encoding SGNH-hydro domain-containing protein translates to MATTYPQLVLFGDSLLQGSIDIQDGFSFQAALQTRLIRRLDVVNRGFAGWNSKNALEYLPKIFPALNDQSAKLDYLIVLFGANDAIVPHPASTRDVSVDDYKLNLIRLINHAHIRPHRPKILLVTPTPVDEDKLNSLGHEPRTLAHTRLYAEAVREVAKENSDIILIDLWQAVVEKATHTTTQDITSNLAAELPAANFDGLFTDGLHLSAVAYKLLYDLVTPYLPEGHPSQYVYPNWKDLVN, encoded by the exons atggct ACAACTTATCCTCAACTCGTATTGTTCGGCGACTCTTTGTTGCAAGGGTCCATAGATATTCAAGACGGCTTTTCCTTCCAAGCCGCACTTCAAACCC GTTTGATACGACGTCTTGATGTTGTGAATCGCGGGTTCGCAGGTTGGAATTCCAAGAACGCCCTCGAATATCTTCCCAAGATATTTCCAGCACTCAACGATCAGTCAGCGAAACTGGATTATCTT ATTGTCTTGTTTGGTGCTAATGATGCCATTGTCCCTCATCCCGCCTCAACGAGGGATGTGTCGGTCGATGATTATAAGCTCAACTTGATCCGCCTTATCAACCATGCCCACATTAGACCTCATAGACCGAAAATTCTTCTGGTCACACCAACCCCGGTGGATGAGGACAAGCTTAATAGCCTGGGCCATGAACCTCGAACTTTGGCTCACACGAGATTATATGCTGAGGCAGTTCGGGAAGTCGCCAAAGAAAATTCGGACATAATTCTTATTGACCTATGGCAAGCTGTGGTGGAAAAGGCGACACATACGACAACCCAGGACATCACGTCAAATCTGGCAGCAGAATTGCCCGCTGCCAACTTTGACGGCCTTTTTACTGATGGGCTGCACTTGAGCGCAGTGGCGTATAAACTTTTATACGACCTCGTTACTCCTTATCTTCCAGAAGGGCACCCCTCCCAGTATGTCTATCCGAACTGGAAGGACCTTGTTAATTAG
- a CDS encoding DAO domain-containing protein has translation MSSSAFPPPNGMSSFWRSQTGDLDNHRSTSALPGECDIVVVGAGYSGAALVTHILSKCFDRVPSILVLEARQLCSGATGRNGGHLKPDSYYAISRLANEYGIEAAAEVANFESANVEAVADFIREEEVDCDFVMTRAIDVQFSTQHQNSLEAGYKSLLAKGVEATKHTYCAPQEFAEKLSGVKGAKGCFSYTAGHLWPYKLIHHMFRKAIANGVNLQTNTSVRTISPTRDENGFWTITTERGVVKTKKLVMATNAYTAALLPEYEGKIVPYRAICSRITTPGASPLLTNSYALRFNNWDFDYLIPRPDGSIIVGGARQAYIRHLEDWYGNADDSKVIERARRYFDGYMQRHFSGWENSGAQVDDVWTGSES, from the exons ATGTCTTCTTCCGCCTTCCCTCCGCCCAATGGTATGAGTTCCTTCTGGAGGAGCCAGACTGGGGATCTCGACAATCATCGGTCAACGAGCGCGCTCCCGGGCGAATGCGATATTGTTGTGGTCGGAGCTGGGTACTCAGGAGCAGCGCTCGTTACGCACATTCTATCAAAATGTTTTGACCGAGTACCGTCAATCCTAGTTTTGGAGGCAAGGCAGCTGTGCTCTGGAGCGACTGGGCGAAATG GCGGCCACCTCAAGCCAGATTCTTACTACGCCATCTCCAGATTGGCGAACGAGTATGGcattgaggctgctgctgaagtCGCCAACTTCGAAAGCGCCAACGTCGAGGCGGTTGCAGACTTTATacgagaggaagaggtcgaTTGCGATTTCGTAATGACGAGAGCCATCGATGTTCAATTCTCGACGCAGCATCAAAACAGTCTTGAAGCAGGCTACAAGTCGTTGCTGGCCAAGGGAGTTGAGGCAACGAAACACACATATTGTGCGCCGCAGGAATTTGCTGAGAAA CTCTCGGGTGTCAAGGGAGCAAAGGGATGCTTCAGCTACACTGCTGGCCACTTGTGGCCCTACAAGCTCATTCACCACATGTTTCGcaaggccatcgccaacggCGTCAATCTACAAACGAACACATCAGTGCGAACGATATCTCCAACCCGAGACGAGAATGGCTTCTGGACCATCACAACAGAACGCGGTGTAGTCAAGACAAAGAAACTTGTCATGGCAACCAATGCGTATACGGCTGCTCTACTGCCAGAGTATGAAGGCAAGATCGTCCCTTACCGAGCCATTTGTAGTCGAATTACCACCCCTGGGGCATCGCCCTTGTTGACAAACTCGTATGCACTGCGATTTAACAACTGGGACTTTGACTACTTGATTCCGCGACCTGACGGGAGTATCATAGTTGGAGGCGCCCGGCAGGCCTATATCAGACACTTGGAGGACTGGTATGGTAACGCAGACGACAGCAAGGTAATCGAGAGGGCTCGCCGTTACTTTGATGGTTACATGCAACGCCATTTCAGTGGATGGGAGAACAGCGGCGCTCAGGTCGATGACGTATGGACAGGCAGTGAGTCGTAA